Proteins from a genomic interval of Asticcacaulis sp. AND118:
- a CDS encoding ABC transporter permease, with product MNKTIKDLISGAKLYPVWLHQAYHILSTKYKRTIFGTLWIAGNFVFTSLAITLVFGLLFKQDLKVFLPYAMLGNLAGSACLWVLSEAPEIYISNSSIIKNHAYPFTYYSFEAVARNIMLFLHNLIVFYVFMLFNGTLTVPGWTFVPGMIIVIGCMLTWGTVIGMLSARYRDLRYLIPNLSALLFFLTPLYWRVETLGPDHQWVAEVNPLYHLVSIIRSPLLGVPVTQLNWMYSLGMLAVGAVLWLATFTPFRRRIPFWI from the coding sequence ATGAACAAAACAATAAAGGATCTAATTTCGGGAGCGAAATTATATCCTGTTTGGCTTCACCAAGCGTACCATATTTTAAGCACAAAGTACAAACGCACTATATTCGGCACCTTATGGATAGCCGGAAACTTTGTATTTACCTCACTCGCCATTACGCTGGTATTCGGTCTGCTTTTCAAGCAAGATTTGAAGGTGTTTCTGCCTTATGCAATGCTCGGAAACCTGGCCGGAAGCGCATGCCTTTGGGTGTTATCCGAAGCGCCAGAAATATACATAAGCAACAGCAGCATTATTAAAAACCACGCGTACCCATTTACATACTATTCCTTTGAGGCCGTTGCCAGGAATATTATGCTTTTTTTGCATAATCTGATTGTTTTCTACGTGTTCATGCTTTTCAATGGCACGCTTACGGTGCCGGGCTGGACCTTTGTACCTGGCATGATCATTGTCATAGGCTGCATGCTAACCTGGGGTACGGTCATCGGCATGCTGTCCGCCCGATACAGAGACCTTCGCTATCTCATTCCCAACCTCTCTGCGCTCCTGTTCTTCCTGACGCCGCTATATTGGCGCGTCGAAACGCTCGGCCCGGATCACCAATGGGTGGCAGAGGTCAATCCTCTATACCATCTGGTGAGCATTATAAGATCGCCCCTGCTCGGAGTACCCGTCACCCAGCTAAACTGGATGTATTCCCTGGGCATGCTCGCAGTCGGCGCCGTGTTGTGGCTGGCCACATTCACTCCCTTCCGCAGACGAATTCCGTTCTGGATTTAA